A genomic region of Nitrospirota bacterium contains the following coding sequences:
- a CDS encoding nitroreductase family protein: protein VDAEFFAGTTVKSNFICNLGYGDPAALFPRSPRPSFEEVCKII from the coding sequence CGTGGATGCCGAATTCTTCGCCGGTACGACGGTCAAGAGCAACTTCATCTGCAATCTCGGCTACGGCGACCCGGCAGCTCTGTTCCCGCGCAGTCCTCGCCCGAGCTTCGAGGAAGTCTGCAAGATCATCTAG